The sequence below is a genomic window from Trichosurus vulpecula isolate mTriVul1 chromosome 5, mTriVul1.pri, whole genome shotgun sequence.
AGGGGACGGGCACTGGTCGTAGGACCTAATGCATTGCAAAGTACAACAGTGCggtgatggggaaggagagaagagcatAATGAGTTCTTTCCAGGCCCTCACTTTGAATGAAGGCAGAGAAAAAGTTCAGAAGCCACAAGAGGAGCCAAAGCCTTTATATTCCCAGGAGGACCGGACAGGATCTTCAATAAATCCAGCTAGCAATGATAACGGTTTGCTGCTGCGGCCGCCCTCATTGAGGCGGTGGCTGCTGCCTGTGCTGCTgctagtgctgctgctgctgctgccgccacctctgctgtttctgctgctgctgctatttctgttgctggtgctgctgcccctgctgctgctgctgctggtgctgccgCTGCTGGGGCTCCTGCGTTACTGGGAGAGATTGTGCCGCTGCGACAGGGGAGGACGAGGCTAGTAGCTGAAGGAGGCTCCAACGCGCAGGCGCTGTTGGAGCCACTGACTAGATCCTCAGTCAAGGtactaaggcaaaaaaaaaaaaaatcagcaatttATAGAAAGAAGAAGCTATAGTCTGTCGGGATATCCAATACCAACAGGTAGGAGGATATGCTCTTGGTTAAGttgggggggttgggggaggcacGGTGGTGATGGAGCTGCAGGTTCACGGGCAGAGATACCTCCCTGTGGTTTTTGACAATAAACTGCATAATGGAAGTACACACAGACAATGCATCTTCAACAGGGCTTATTGGGAGCTCCTTGTCTGGAGAGCATTTCAAGACTGAGGGAAACTGGGCTGCGAACCACCAAGAACAGCTCCCTTGCAACACAGAAGCGATTTCTCTTCCCATCTCCGTGTATGtactgtgtgtgcatgtgcatgtatctCTCTATTATAAATCCAGGGGTGGCGGATTTCAGGTTTCGTAATATGCCTGGTGCTGTCGGTATTTACCCGGGGACACACCAGTGGGGAAATTAAAATCATCCAACGCAGGTTTTGCCAGGGTTTTTGGTGGCTTATTCTGGATGGTAGAAGAGTAGCAAAGGGAACACGCTTTTAGTGAGGGAAATAACCGAAAAATCTGGTTTTCCTGGCGTGGCCCCAAACACAGGATCTAGGTACCCTATAGATCTGCTTTTTGCTTTAAAATGTAGTTACTTGTTGTTTGGAAGGGTGAATAGCGGTGTAAAAGGGAGAGGCTTAATTACCCAAGATATTCATTTGAATCCAGGCGGCCAAGGCTTACAAATGGAAGTGCATTATTCCTCTGGGTGTGTTTCCTTGGCCAATATTTACATTAACCATTGCTAAGAATCATGtgggtttaaaagagaaaagattctCGCCAAAAAGGTGggggatggagtgggggagggggacgaCAAAAGACTAAATCACATCACTGTTGTGTCCTCCTAGGACCAGTCTCTATTCTTTCTAAAGACTCCAATGGATGAAATTATGGTTTAGGAGAAAGAGCAAATACTCTTCTGCCTAGACAATATGCAGGAATGATTGTTTCTGATTCATGTGCTTGATGGGCTTtgcttaaaatatataaattttgcaGGGGTTCTTTGGGTGTGATCCATATCAACAGAGCAGCTATCTGTAAAACACTGACAAATATTAAGACCTCAGATAGATGGAGATaatgttcctttctctccatgTCTTTTACATTAGCAATCTCAGAAGGTTTAATTTACATGCCAATGATTAATTCCTAGGTTGACACAGTTTAAAATAAGGaacatctcattttttaaatcttaaagctATCCAAGTAAAATGTATGTATTCCAAAACATAGGAACCCTTTCTGAACTAGATCACCTAAGAAATCATAAACAAGCCAATCCTCTGAAATCTCAAGCAAACTGAATAGTTTATAGCATGCATTCAATAGCCAGGTACCTCAAATgtttgcccccccccaaaaaaaaatcacaacatgTAAAACAAAAAAGTACCAGATTTTACAACTTCATTTGCTTTCTCATAAATTAACAGCTTAATGTTAGTACTTTCTGACATCATTGCTTGTTAACTTAAGAACTGAtagctcaattttttttcagatattctAATGGCAAATCAGATGGAAGAAAAGAGGATGTATGACTAGACACCAAATCAGTTCTTTTTTGTGGATTACATTTGCAGTAAGATGTATGGATCTATCTCTTCCTTGTTCTTATATATAGATCATGAGACTTGACTGAGGCAATATCCTTAGCATCCATCCATCTATGGCGAACTATAGCCATGCAGCTGACAACATTTTGCAAAATCTCTCTCCTTTAACCGCTTTTCTGAAACTGACTTCCCTGGGTTTCATAATAGGAGTCAGCGTGGTGGGTAACCTTCTGATCTCCATTTTGCTAGTCAAAGATAAGACCTTGCATAGAGCTCCTTACTACTTCCTGTTGGATCTTTGCTGCTCAGATATTCTCAGATCTGCAATTTGTTTCCCATTTGTATTCACCTCTGTTAAAAATGGCTCTACCTGGACTTATGGGACTCTGACTTGCAAAGTGATCGCATTCCTGGGGGTTTTGTCCTGCTTCCACACTGCTTTCATGCTGTTCTGCATCAGCGTCACCAGGTATCTAGCTATAGCTCACCACCGATTCTACACAAAAAGGCTGACCTTTTGGACTTGCCTGGCTGTCATCTGTATGGTGTGGACCCTCTCTGTAGCAATGGCTTTCCCCCCAGTTTTAGATGTGGgcacttattcattcattaggGAGGAGGATCAATGCACCTTTCAACATCGTTCCTTCAGGGCCAATGATTCCTTGGGATTTATGCTGCTCCTTGCCCTCATACTCCTAGCCACACAGCTTGTCTACCTCAAGCTGATATTTTTTGTCCACGATCGAAGGAAAATGAAGCCAGTCCAGTTTGTAGCAGCAGTCAGCCAGAACTGGACTTTTCATGGCCCAGGAGCCAGCGGTCAAGCAGCTGCTAATTGGCTGGCAGGATTTGGAAGGGGCCCCACACCACCCACCCTGTTGGGCATTAGGCAAAATGCAAACACCACAGGCAGAAGAAGGCTGCTGGTCTTAGACGAGttcaaaatggaaaagagaatcaGCAGAATGttctacatcatgactttccTCTTCCTCGCCTTGTGGGGCCCCTACCTGGTGGCCTGTTACTGGAGAGTTTTTGCAAGAGGGCCTGTAGTTCCAGGGGGATTTCTAACAGCCGCTGTCTGGATGAGTTTTGCCCAAGCAGGAATCAATCCTTTTGTCTGCATTTTCTCCAACAGGGAGCTGAGGCGCTGTTTCAGCACAACCCTTCTTTACTGCAGAAAATCCAGGTTACCAAGGGAACCTTACTGTGTTATATGAGGGAGCATCTGTAAATCTTTAGCCTTGTGAAACACTACCCTTCTCTGCTAAGCAATTGTGGCCTGTAGCCATATCTTGAGAAGAAAACCAAGAGTGGGATCAGCAGTTGTAAGGATTTGGGCAACATTCTGCAGTCCTTGCATTAGCTCACCTATAATCCTATTTTAAATCTAAAAGTGTTCCTGCTGACCATTGGTGAAGGTTTGTAATTAAGAAAGGACTAAACCACTGCCCTAAGTTTCTCTATGTGGTTGAAATCTAGATCCTGAAAGTAGCAGGTGCTAAGTATCAGTGCTAAATGCTGTGTATATCACTACATAAGATAAGACCATCAAAAAGATTAGCATTGGACATCTTAATAAATTAAGTTGACATGAGGTAAACgtgttgataaaaaaaaaactaattttagAAGTTTGAAGACTTTGAAACATTTCATACTCTTACTGTTTTTGCAAAGACTAATTACTGGGGGACTTAAAGTACTGTAATCAACTAAAGATGTGCCATGCATTATTGGATTATCACACTTAAAAATCTGTTTGCCTTGTAAGTTTTGGGGACCATTCCAAAAATCAGGATTTTGGTTCCAATTTGAGTTTacttcctgcccccacccccacccccaaatgtgTTACTGTTTCTAAATGCCATTTTTCTTACTGCTAAAATTACTAGCATTGGACTATGTTATGTAGCTTTCTGTTGATTTGGTAAAAAAGTTTACTCaactcattttatattttgtaaatactaGATATCTGTCTGGTAGGCAACATTAAGGATAATATCTAGTCATAATTGAGCAGTTGGAATAATACAGAACAAACACATGTTGCCTTAAAGGGTGATCtagtattttccattttatttatcattGGAGCAAATAGGCAAGGAAAATTGAATCCGTAATTCTGGTCAGTCATCTGGGAGTGCATGAAAGATCACttaatcttctctttcctttttctcccatgGTTTGAAAAATTAGGGTGCACATCATTGGGATaatgtgaatctttttttttttttttttttttttttacggtgTGCTGCCCTTTCTAGTTTGTTCTGAGAAACACAGGCAGTTGATGTATGTTTATATTTTGAGTCAGCTGTCATGGGGAGACCGCAGCTTAGTATGATATCTTGCACAATTTGTGGAGCATTTATTCTACTGAAGGCACAGTCTTGTTTATACTTTCTGCACATTGGGTGTATTGGTCGTTTTAAATTATTTAAGTTTTAACTTGTGAAAGCTTATAATATGATTTCTGGTATTTTAGAAATACATTAGAGTCTGTGAGTCTCATTCTTTAAGATACAGATGTGTGAATTTCAATATAAAGTTGCATTTGCCAAAATTTACCTGTGTAGCCTGTTAATTTTCTTGgaataaaattttactttttttttttttttgcaatttatctttttttaaaaaaaatgtttagttaGGAAGAACAAACTAGGGAGATTGTAGATGTGATTGGCTTGTTATTTTCTGTAGTTGCCATACTCCCAAAGTATAAATATATGAATGATGGGGAGCACAAATCTGATAAATGTTATAATCTTCAATTACACTATTGTGTGGTTTACCATAATTAACCATCATCCTTAACCTAATAGGCCATTTTTATTTGATGGTGCAAACCAACATACCTGGTTGACTAAGAGTTTTGAAATAAGTACCACATTTTAATTTTGGAAAGTAGTTACAGTTTAGCACCATGAATTTACAGTCTACAAGAAGCACAATCTATAATAAATATCTGACAAATCCAAATCATCTTCTTTTTTCTGTAATGTGACTAGAAATAACATAGTGCTGGCCCCTTTCATTGTGCAGTACTTTTGTATCCACAAAATTAATCTAAGTATAAAAAAGAAGACACTACTAAAATTCTGAAAAGTTCATACTAGCCTAGATTGATATACGAAACTACTCAGAGTTTTGCACATATAAGTGCAAAGAATTCAAGTAATGATTTAGTGAGCAATATGTTTGACCTCATTTTCACTTCATACTAAAGTTGATTGAATCTGAGGCTAGAATGAACACACCACAGTGAAATGAATCTTAACATATAAATAATGTGCTTCATTGATGTACAaactggacctgagatttcattggcatagggctGTTCCTAGTGAGGAACCTGCCTTTATCAAGGCAGGTCACCACCTTCTTGgtaacttaaagtcttaaaaaGTTGTCCAGAACACctagaggtaaagtgatttgctcaggatcacacggCCAGCACGTGATTTGttccttggtcttcctgacttggagtcTGGCTCTCCATCTATTATATACCATGTTACCCCTCTCATTGGCATAAGAATTGTTAATATCATGGTCTGAAACATAATGAAGTACTTTTTGCCAAAGGAAAGTTATTCTGATTACATTCAGTTTCAAAATGAAAGATTttcattggggaaaaataattacAGTGATTACCACTATGGTGCACCTTAAGCAGGCAGGCTTTTAATAATCACTTGCAACTTCAACCCTATAGGACCTCCATGAAGGATGTGGAGACCAGATGTTGAGACATTAGCATCTATttcatagaagagaaaactgatatGAAGTTTAAGAGTAGAGGAGCCAAGGGCTGAGCATCTGATTTCTAATATATCTTAAGGTTGCCAGCCTTGcttactatatataaatatatctcatAAATAAACATACAAGAAAATTACAAACCAAATTGTCCTGAAAGTCTTGGTAAACTGGAAGACACTTCAATTTAATGTGGTTTGAATTGCACAATTGTTACTTGAACATACATGTGATTAGACTAACATTTGCAGATCAGGTGTAGAACAACGGACTGGTTCCCAGTTGGTCAAGACTGCTTATAAGTTATCAAGATAACTGTGAAAGGCAatatgacataatggatagagctgCACTCAAAGCCAgcgagacctgagttcaagtttcacTATTGACACcttggctgggtgaccctgaacaagtcatttaatgtttaaATGCtgtgggcaactctctaagaccttAAGTTAGAGACTAAGTGCCCATGTGcactgatagagggaatttccttacttgtgagttccctataccaataaaatcatatatCCAATCCCtatcccttccctctgagataactAAAGATACCAGAATACAAATGGTTGGGCTATTTTTGGTTTCTTAATGACAAATTCAGAACGACTAGCCTTCCAATTGAAAGCTCAACTGTTGTGACAGTTGGAAGTAACTGATTTAACATGAAAATGATCTAATCAGGGCATCTTATAGACATAGCCCCAGTGCTTTCTAACTGCTCAATGGGAAAGGCA
It includes:
- the GPR85 gene encoding probable G-protein coupled receptor 85, yielding MANYSHAADNILQNLSPLTAFLKLTSLGFIIGVSVVGNLLISILLVKDKTLHRAPYYFLLDLCCSDILRSAICFPFVFTSVKNGSTWTYGTLTCKVIAFLGVLSCFHTAFMLFCISVTRYLAIAHHRFYTKRLTFWTCLAVICMVWTLSVAMAFPPVLDVGTYSFIREEDQCTFQHRSFRANDSLGFMLLLALILLATQLVYLKLIFFVHDRRKMKPVQFVAAVSQNWTFHGPGASGQAAANWLAGFGRGPTPPTLLGIRQNANTTGRRRLLVLDEFKMEKRISRMFYIMTFLFLALWGPYLVACYWRVFARGPVVPGGFLTAAVWMSFAQAGINPFVCIFSNRELRRCFSTTLLYCRKSRLPREPYCVI